In Bacillus toyonensis BCT-7112, a single window of DNA contains:
- the moaD gene encoding molybdopterin converting factor subunit 1 — MIEVLLFAHLQEEASKSVLQIDCENISVSELKEVLIKKYNVAISNEIMVAVNEEYANEDDIIQTGDVVAMIPPVSGG; from the coding sequence ATGATTGAAGTACTATTATTTGCACATTTGCAAGAAGAAGCAAGTAAGTCGGTCTTGCAAATAGATTGTGAAAATATTTCAGTTTCTGAACTAAAGGAAGTTCTGATTAAGAAATACAATGTAGCAATTTCAAACGAGATAATGGTCGCCGTAAATGAAGAATACGCAAATGAGGATGACATCATTCAAACTGGCGACGTCGTAGCAATGATTCCGCCAGTAAGTGGTGGTTGA
- the ric gene encoding iron-sulfur cluster repair di-iron protein codes for MEHTFTETSIVGEIVTQFPKASDLFKSYRIDFCCGGNKPLIDAINERNLSATEVLTELNTLYDKTKLLNESEIDWKNASYRELIDYVINKHHRYLNEELPQLSPYVTKVLRVHGASQPHLAQIHKLFHELKMELEQHLIKEETEDFPLILEFEQHPTDENYAKLRKVVDELENEHNHAGNIIKELRKVTNDFTPPEGACGTYRLVYQRLEALESDLFEHIHLENNILFPRAITKA; via the coding sequence ATGGAACATACATTTACTGAAACTTCTATTGTCGGTGAGATTGTTACACAATTTCCGAAAGCTAGTGATCTTTTTAAATCATATAGAATAGATTTTTGTTGTGGTGGTAATAAACCACTTATTGATGCAATTAATGAAAGAAATTTATCAGCAACAGAAGTACTTACAGAGTTAAATACGCTTTATGATAAAACAAAACTATTAAACGAGTCTGAAATTGATTGGAAAAATGCATCTTATCGCGAATTGATTGATTATGTTATAAATAAGCACCATCGCTATTTAAATGAAGAGTTGCCACAATTAAGTCCGTATGTAACGAAAGTATTACGCGTCCATGGAGCTAGTCAGCCTCATTTAGCTCAAATTCATAAGCTATTTCATGAACTTAAGATGGAATTAGAACAGCATTTAATTAAAGAAGAAACAGAAGATTTCCCATTAATTTTAGAATTCGAACAACATCCAACTGATGAAAACTATGCAAAATTACGTAAAGTAGTGGATGAGTTAGAGAATGAACATAACCACGCTGGCAATATTATTAAAGAACTTCGTAAAGTGACAAATGACTTTACTCCTCCAGAAGGAGCTTGTGGCACTTATCGACTTGTTTACCAACGTCTTGAAGCTCTAGAATCTGATTTATTTGAGCATATACATTTAGAGAATAACATTTTATTTCCACGTGCAATTACGAAAGCATAG
- the nirB gene encoding NADPH-nitrite reductase large subunit produces MKKRLVMIGNGMAGIRCMEEILKHDSDSYEITIFGDEPHPNYNRIMLSHVLQGKTNMQDIIMNDYSWYEENEITLYTNERVQSINREEKIIITEKNRTLTYDKLIIATGSSAFILPVEGSTLPGVTGFRTIEDTQFMIDTAKDKKKAVVIGGGLLGLEAARGLIDLGMNVHVVHLMPSLMEQQLDTKAASLLREDLEAQGMKFLMEKKTVKILGTDHVEGIQFEDGEVVDCDLIVMAVGIRPNTQIAKDASLIVNRGIVVNDYMLTNDESIYAVGECAEHDGIAYGLVAPLYEQGAILAKHITNLQTDGYTGSIVGTQLKVAGCDLFSAGQIYEDDQTKAISIFDECKRSYKKVLIRDNKVAGIVLYGDTADGTRLFSMLKKEEDIQEYTPASILHKAGEECELDVATMSADDTICGCNGVTKGTIVHAILEQELTTFEEVKGCTKAAGSCGKCRPLVEQILSHTLGDAFDASAQSAGMCGCTTLSRDEVVEAIHEKGLKSPKEVRNVLGFAHEDGCSKCRPALNYYLRMAIPEEYEDDKSSRYVNERMNGNIQHDGTFSVIPRMYGGVTTADDLMKIAEVAKKYDVPLVKITGASRIGLYGVKKQDLPNVWADLHMTSGYAYSKSLRNVKSCVGSRFCRFGTKDSLGLGMLLEQSLEMVDTPHKMKMGVTGCPRNCAEVLTKDFGVVCVENGYQLYIGGNGGTEVREADFVMIVPTEDDVLRIATAYMQYYRETGIYGERTAYWTERLGFDHIKEILQDTNMVTKLNERFQTARSTYTEAWGQALETNSLKAMYEVETVK; encoded by the coding sequence ATGAAAAAACGTTTAGTTATGATCGGAAATGGTATGGCTGGCATACGCTGTATGGAAGAAATATTAAAACATGATAGTGATTCATATGAGATTACTATTTTTGGAGATGAACCACATCCAAACTATAATCGCATTATGCTCTCTCATGTTTTACAAGGCAAAACAAATATGCAAGATATCATTATGAATGACTACAGTTGGTACGAAGAAAATGAAATAACCTTGTATACAAACGAAAGAGTTCAAAGTATTAACCGAGAAGAAAAAATCATTATCACAGAAAAGAATCGTACTCTTACATATGACAAACTCATTATCGCAACAGGTTCTAGTGCTTTTATTTTACCTGTTGAAGGTTCTACCCTTCCTGGTGTGACAGGATTTCGAACAATTGAAGATACACAATTTATGATTGATACTGCTAAAGATAAGAAAAAAGCCGTTGTCATCGGCGGTGGGTTACTTGGCTTAGAAGCCGCAAGAGGTCTTATTGATTTAGGAATGAACGTACATGTTGTTCATTTAATGCCGAGCTTAATGGAGCAACAACTAGATACAAAAGCAGCTTCTCTCCTTCGTGAAGATTTAGAAGCACAAGGCATGAAATTTCTCATGGAAAAGAAAACGGTAAAAATTCTTGGTACAGACCATGTTGAGGGCATTCAATTTGAAGATGGTGAAGTTGTAGATTGTGATTTAATTGTAATGGCAGTCGGGATACGCCCGAATACGCAAATAGCAAAAGATGCTAGTTTAATTGTAAATCGCGGTATTGTAGTCAACGACTATATGCTAACAAATGATGAATCCATTTATGCCGTTGGTGAATGTGCAGAGCATGACGGTATCGCCTATGGCCTTGTTGCTCCTCTATATGAACAAGGTGCAATATTAGCAAAACATATAACGAATTTACAAACTGATGGATATACAGGCAGCATCGTCGGTACGCAATTAAAAGTTGCAGGTTGTGATTTATTCTCTGCTGGCCAAATCTATGAAGATGATCAAACGAAAGCAATATCCATCTTTGATGAATGTAAACGTTCCTATAAAAAAGTATTAATTCGTGACAATAAAGTCGCCGGTATCGTTTTATATGGTGACACAGCTGATGGTACACGCCTCTTTAGTATGTTAAAGAAAGAAGAAGATATACAAGAATATACACCTGCTTCCATTCTTCACAAAGCTGGTGAAGAATGTGAACTTGACGTTGCTACAATGAGTGCGGATGACACGATTTGTGGATGTAATGGTGTTACGAAAGGCACAATCGTACATGCCATTTTAGAACAAGAGTTAACGACTTTTGAAGAAGTAAAAGGCTGCACGAAAGCCGCCGGTTCTTGTGGTAAATGTCGTCCACTTGTAGAACAAATTTTATCTCATACACTTGGAGATGCGTTTGATGCCTCAGCACAATCTGCCGGTATGTGTGGATGTACAACTTTATCACGTGATGAAGTCGTAGAAGCGATTCATGAGAAAGGTTTAAAATCGCCAAAAGAAGTACGAAATGTACTCGGTTTTGCACATGAAGACGGATGTTCGAAATGTCGTCCTGCTTTAAATTACTATTTACGTATGGCGATTCCAGAAGAATATGAAGATGATAAATCATCCCGTTACGTTAATGAAAGAATGAATGGTAACATTCAGCATGATGGTACATTCTCTGTTATTCCACGTATGTACGGAGGCGTTACAACTGCAGATGATTTAATGAAAATTGCTGAAGTTGCGAAAAAGTATGATGTTCCTCTTGTGAAAATTACAGGCGCAAGTCGCATCGGTTTATATGGTGTTAAGAAACAAGATTTACCTAACGTATGGGCTGACTTACATATGACTTCTGGATATGCGTATTCAAAATCACTTCGTAATGTAAAATCGTGTGTTGGTTCTCGTTTCTGTCGTTTCGGTACGAAAGATTCATTAGGGCTTGGTATGCTACTCGAACAATCATTAGAAATGGTAGATACACCTCATAAAATGAAAATGGGTGTAACGGGCTGCCCACGTAACTGTGCGGAAGTACTTACGAAAGATTTTGGCGTTGTTTGTGTCGAAAATGGATATCAACTATATATCGGCGGAAATGGTGGTACGGAAGTGCGTGAAGCTGATTTTGTAATGATTGTCCCTACTGAAGATGATGTTCTTCGCATCGCTACAGCTTACATGCAATATTATCGTGAAACTGGTATTTACGGAGAACGCACTGCCTACTGGACAGAACGATTAGGCTTCGATCATATAAAAGAAATACTGCAAGATACAAATATGGTCACTAAGTTAAATGAGCGTTTCCAAACAGCTCGTAGCACATATACGGAAGCATGGGGACAAGCACTAGAAACGAATTCATTAAAAGCGATGTATGAAGTAGAAACTGTAAAATAA
- a CDS encoding uroporphyrin-III C-methyltransferase has protein sequence MNGYVYLVGAGPGDEGLITKKAIDCLKRADIVLYDRLLNPRFLHYTKETCELIYCGKMPKNHTMRQEMINAHLLQFAKEGKTVVRLKGGDPSIFGRVGEEAETLASANIPYEIVPGITSSIAASSYAGIPLTHRNYSNSVTLLTGHAKGPLADYGKYNSSHNSDTIAYYMGIKNLPTICENLLQAGKKEDTPAAVIEWGTTGKQRVVTGTLATIVHNVKTENISNPSMTIVGDVVSLRNQIAWKERKPLHGKKVLFASATNKTSVMKQRLQETGAEIYQIPTFKKEEYTLTLEQINEIFNVDRLVFCSAESVEILMQACSKYQKDIRSLQAELQHMNVATQEKLMQYGLLSKQAKFSSHTTVYLGRNINRIAFIQEKIGAGSYMMTHEYTIDHRFDEVHSRILSEFSWDSIVFEGRASIDTFLSEIKRLGFIDILTLPFSYTDVPTLHYANKVGLHNVDEQLQDIIMKKDLVLR, from the coding sequence ATGAACGGATATGTATATTTAGTTGGTGCAGGACCAGGTGATGAAGGGCTTATTACAAAAAAAGCGATAGACTGCTTAAAGCGTGCAGATATCGTCTTATATGACCGCTTATTAAATCCTAGATTTCTTCATTATACAAAAGAAACATGCGAACTTATTTATTGCGGAAAAATGCCGAAAAATCATACTATGCGACAAGAAATGATTAACGCCCACCTCCTTCAATTTGCGAAAGAAGGAAAAACCGTTGTACGCTTAAAAGGTGGAGATCCCTCTATTTTTGGTCGTGTTGGTGAAGAAGCAGAAACTTTAGCATCTGCGAACATTCCGTATGAAATTGTACCAGGTATTACATCTAGCATCGCCGCTAGTAGCTATGCAGGTATCCCCCTCACCCACCGTAACTACAGTAATAGCGTCACTTTACTAACTGGACATGCAAAAGGTCCTTTGGCCGATTATGGAAAATATAATTCATCCCACAATAGCGACACAATCGCCTACTACATGGGTATAAAAAACTTACCTACCATTTGTGAAAACTTACTACAAGCAGGAAAAAAAGAAGATACACCCGCAGCAGTCATTGAATGGGGTACAACTGGGAAACAGCGCGTTGTCACAGGGACTCTAGCAACCATTGTTCATAACGTCAAAACCGAAAATATTTCTAACCCTTCCATGACGATTGTTGGTGATGTCGTTTCCTTACGTAATCAAATCGCTTGGAAAGAACGTAAACCATTACATGGTAAAAAAGTTTTATTTGCATCTGCAACAAATAAAACAAGTGTAATGAAGCAAAGGTTACAAGAAACCGGTGCAGAAATATATCAAATTCCAACTTTCAAAAAGGAAGAATATACATTAACACTTGAACAAATCAATGAAATTTTTAACGTTGATCGCCTTGTTTTTTGTTCAGCTGAAAGTGTAGAAATCTTGATGCAAGCATGTAGTAAATACCAGAAAGATATTCGTTCCTTACAGGCAGAGCTGCAGCACATGAATGTTGCCACTCAAGAAAAACTTATGCAATATGGGCTACTAAGTAAACAAGCAAAGTTCTCTTCCCATACAACTGTTTATTTAGGCAGAAATATTAACCGAATTGCTTTTATTCAAGAGAAAATTGGTGCTGGCTCCTATATGATGACTCATGAGTATACAATTGATCATCGTTTCGATGAAGTTCATTCTCGTATACTTTCTGAATTCTCATGGGATAGCATTGTGTTTGAAGGGCGTGCCTCAATTGATACTTTTTTATCAGAAATAAAACGACTTGGTTTTATTGATATTCTTACTCTTCCCTTCTCGTATACCGACGTTCCAACTTTACACTATGCGAATAAAGTCGGATTACATAATGTAGATGAGCAATTACAAGACATTATTATGAAGAAAGATTTGGTGCTACGATGA
- a CDS encoding sirohydrochlorin chelatase, with product MKGIVYVGHGSRLQEGNEQFIRFIQSVMKERNERIQKIAFLELTTPTISDAVTETILEGATEIMIVPVLLFAAAHYKRDIPLEIEQIQKKYPHITFSVVPPFSTHPHMVELVAKRIRETIPMQGSSILLVGRGSSDPQPIHELQQIGAAVERKLSMPVSCSFLTKGTPSFTAELKTITSAASHVYVMPYLLFTGLLLQKIKLHTKKYDHVTTCNCLKFDTYMKLALLERMEECVYV from the coding sequence ATGAAAGGAATTGTATATGTTGGACACGGTAGTCGCCTGCAAGAAGGCAATGAACAATTTATTCGCTTTATTCAATCTGTCATGAAAGAACGTAACGAAAGAATTCAAAAAATAGCTTTTCTAGAACTAACAACACCTACCATTTCGGATGCAGTTACAGAAACAATACTAGAGGGAGCAACTGAAATAATGATTGTACCTGTTTTATTATTTGCAGCAGCTCACTATAAACGTGATATTCCTCTTGAAATAGAACAAATACAAAAGAAATACCCACATATAACATTTTCAGTTGTACCACCTTTTAGTACGCATCCACATATGGTTGAACTTGTAGCGAAAAGAATACGTGAAACTATTCCAATGCAAGGTAGTAGTATTTTACTCGTAGGAAGAGGCAGTAGTGACCCCCAGCCGATACATGAGTTACAACAAATCGGAGCAGCTGTCGAACGAAAACTCAGTATGCCAGTATCGTGCTCCTTTTTAACGAAAGGAACTCCCTCTTTTACTGCTGAGCTCAAGACTATAACATCGGCCGCATCCCATGTATATGTCATGCCGTACCTTCTCTTTACCGGATTATTGCTTCAAAAAATCAAATTGCATACAAAAAAATACGATCACGTTACGACTTGTAACTGCCTGAAGTTTGATACATATATGAAGTTGGCATTATTAGAGCGAATGGAGGAATGTGTGTATGTATAG
- a CDS encoding sulfotransferase family 2 domain-containing protein, whose product MLITNIYDFIAKYGRPPHFHKDFPLILFWSQKSGCTSLAYWFFYHINLFKEVVKYSPFVHNYEFEIYKNSIPYFTDLANALQAKEKDTYKLVRNPFKRAVSSFISLIPAPYYESTEWKPIRRYLYGDESCNKKISFKLYLYYLKAHAPNFEGVNPHFTPQYIQGEEEFVTNYIYLEKFSTHLSILEDKHCLKKSPLNGLINSWHHQSNLANYKGNYADGDITDPLFPRHPTYDSFYDEETIQLVEDIFKEDFTTYKYPSTLL is encoded by the coding sequence ATGCTTATCACAAATATTTATGATTTTATAGCCAAGTATGGGCGTCCCCCTCACTTTCACAAAGATTTCCCTTTAATCTTATTTTGGAGCCAAAAAAGCGGCTGCACTTCACTCGCATATTGGTTCTTTTATCACATTAATTTGTTTAAAGAAGTTGTAAAATATAGCCCATTTGTTCATAACTATGAATTTGAAATTTATAAAAATTCCATACCATATTTCACTGATTTAGCCAACGCATTACAAGCAAAAGAAAAAGACACGTATAAATTGGTAAGAAACCCTTTCAAAAGAGCTGTAAGTTCCTTTATTTCTCTTATACCAGCGCCATATTACGAATCCACTGAGTGGAAGCCAATCCGTCGTTATCTTTATGGTGATGAATCTTGCAATAAAAAGATTTCCTTTAAACTGTATTTATATTATTTAAAAGCGCATGCACCAAATTTTGAAGGTGTAAACCCACACTTCACACCTCAATATATACAAGGAGAAGAAGAGTTCGTTACAAATTACATTTACCTTGAAAAATTCTCTACCCATCTGTCTATCTTAGAAGACAAACATTGTTTAAAAAAATCTCCATTAAACGGATTAATAAACTCGTGGCATCACCAAAGTAATCTAGCAAATTACAAAGGTAACTATGCAGATGGTGATATTACAGATCCCTTATTCCCAAGGCATCCGACCTATGATAGTTTTTATGATGAAGAAACGATTCAATTAGTTGAAGATATCTTCAAAGAAGATTTCACTACTTACAAATATCCCTCAACATTACTTTAA
- the nirD gene encoding nitrite reductase small subunit NirD codes for MLQTKEKIKIMRAEDLPIQIGKEVQMKGTSIALFSLSNGDIRAVENRCPHKNGPLAEGIVSGEFVFCPLHDWKISLITGEVQKPDDGCIQTYEVEVIDGDIYINM; via the coding sequence ATGTTACAAACGAAAGAAAAAATAAAAATTATGCGTGCGGAAGACCTTCCTATTCAAATTGGTAAAGAGGTGCAAATGAAAGGTACGTCTATCGCCCTATTCAGCCTTTCAAATGGCGATATTCGCGCTGTAGAAAATCGTTGTCCTCATAAAAACGGTCCATTAGCTGAAGGAATTGTATCTGGAGAATTCGTATTTTGTCCACTACATGATTGGAAAATTTCATTAATAACGGGTGAAGTTCAAAAACCTGATGACGGTTGTATTCAAACGTACGAAGTAGAAGTTATTGATGGTGACATTTATATCAACATGTAA
- a CDS encoding molybdenum cofactor biosynthesis protein MoaE — MTHTYYEVIDTPILIEDVTSKVIRRECGAVTTFIGTVREFTKGRRTLYLEYVAYKTMAEKQLEKIGAEVEAKWPGTYVAITHRIGTLKISDLAVVVAVSTPHRKAAYEANEYIMERIKQIVPIWKKEFWEDGESWIGDQLEKIAYGNGEPEKEMRT, encoded by the coding sequence ATGACACATACGTATTATGAAGTAATTGATACTCCTATTTTAATTGAAGATGTTACAAGTAAAGTAATTCGCCGTGAGTGCGGTGCAGTTACTACTTTTATTGGTACTGTCAGAGAATTTACGAAAGGACGTCGCACGCTTTATTTAGAGTATGTAGCTTATAAGACAATGGCGGAAAAACAGCTTGAGAAAATTGGTGCTGAAGTAGAAGCGAAGTGGCCTGGGACATATGTGGCAATTACACATCGCATTGGTACATTAAAAATTTCTGATCTTGCTGTTGTTGTTGCTGTTTCTACACCACACCGGAAAGCGGCCTATGAGGCGAATGAATATATTATGGAGCGTATAAAACAAATTGTTCCGATTTGGAAGAAAGAGTTTTGGGAAGATGGTGAGTCATGGATAGGGGATCAGTTAGAGAAAATAGCATATGGTAATGGCGAACCTGAAAAGGAGATGAGAACATGA
- a CDS encoding precorrin-2 dehydrogenase, with amino-acid sequence MYSMYPLMFNLHNKVVVIIGGGKIAYRKASGLKNTGAFVTVISPEICEEMKELPYITWKQKTFSNDDIKDAHLIYAATNQHAVNMMVKQAAHDFQWVNVVSDGTESSFHTPGVIRNNEYIVTISTSGKDPSSTKRMKQELTSILPKLIKKLSRTHK; translated from the coding sequence ATGTATAGCATGTACCCTCTTATGTTTAATCTACATAATAAAGTGGTCGTTATCATTGGTGGAGGTAAAATTGCATATCGAAAAGCGTCTGGATTAAAAAATACAGGCGCTTTCGTCACCGTTATTAGCCCCGAGATTTGCGAGGAAATGAAAGAACTTCCCTATATTACTTGGAAGCAAAAAACTTTTAGTAATGATGACATTAAAGATGCTCATCTTATTTATGCAGCTACAAATCAACATGCTGTTAATATGATGGTCAAACAGGCCGCCCACGATTTCCAGTGGGTTAACGTTGTAAGCGATGGTACAGAATCATCGTTTCACACACCTGGCGTTATAAGAAATAATGAATATATTGTCACTATTTCAACTTCTGGTAAAGATCCATCGTCTACAAAGCGTATGAAGCAAGAATTAACATCTATACTTCCTAAACTTATAAAAAAGCTTTCTCGTACTCACAAATAA
- the narK gene encoding nitrate transporter NarK, with translation MKSPNFQLSLQTSNLVIGFMVWVILSSLMPYIKADIPLTAGQISMVTAVPVILGSILRIPIGYWTNRYGARKLFFISFILLLFPVFYISVANSMMDLIIGGLFVGIGGAVFSVGVTSLPKYFPKESHGFVNGIYGVGNAGTAITSFLAPVIATSVGWRTTVQCYLILLAAFALMNFLLGDRKEKKVNTPLMEQIKGVYKNEKLWFLCIFYFLTFGSFVAFTVYLPNFLVSHFGLEKVDAGMRTAGFIVLATIMRPIGGWLGDKFNPFKILIFVFIGLTLSGIILSFMPSMNVYTFGCLLVAFCAGIGNGTIFKLVPMYFSEQAGIVNGVVSALGGLGGFFPPLILTLLFQLTGHYAIGFMALSEVALACLIITVWMYSQEKLLVMLKNH, from the coding sequence ATGAAAAGTCCTAATTTTCAATTAAGTTTACAAACTTCTAATCTAGTTATCGGTTTTATGGTATGGGTCATTTTATCATCATTAATGCCTTATATTAAAGCAGATATTCCATTAACTGCGGGACAAATTTCTATGGTAACAGCAGTACCGGTTATTTTAGGTTCTATTCTTCGCATTCCAATTGGTTATTGGACGAATCGTTACGGAGCAAGAAAATTATTCTTTATTAGTTTTATTCTTTTATTATTCCCTGTCTTTTACATTAGTGTTGCCAATTCTATGATGGATTTAATTATTGGTGGCTTATTTGTAGGGATTGGTGGTGCTGTATTCTCTGTAGGAGTAACTTCTTTACCAAAGTACTTTCCAAAAGAGAGCCACGGTTTTGTAAATGGTATTTACGGAGTGGGTAACGCTGGAACAGCAATTACTTCATTTTTAGCACCTGTTATTGCAACTTCAGTTGGCTGGAGAACGACAGTACAGTGTTATTTAATTTTACTTGCAGCATTTGCACTTATGAACTTTTTATTAGGAGATCGTAAAGAAAAAAAGGTGAATACACCATTAATGGAACAAATAAAAGGTGTATATAAAAATGAAAAACTTTGGTTTTTATGTATCTTTTACTTTTTAACTTTCGGATCATTCGTCGCATTTACAGTATACTTACCAAACTTTTTAGTATCTCACTTCGGATTAGAGAAAGTAGATGCAGGTATGCGGACAGCTGGCTTCATCGTATTAGCAACAATTATGCGCCCGATTGGTGGTTGGCTCGGTGATAAATTTAATCCATTTAAAATATTAATCTTCGTATTTATCGGTTTAACACTTTCAGGTATTATCCTATCATTTATGCCAAGCATGAACGTATACACATTTGGTTGCTTACTAGTCGCATTTTGTGCAGGTATTGGCAATGGTACAATCTTCAAGCTTGTGCCAATGTACTTCTCTGAGCAAGCAGGGATTGTAAATGGTGTTGTGTCAGCTTTAGGTGGACTAGGAGGGTTTTTCCCGCCATTAATTTTAACATTACTATTCCAACTAACAGGTCATTATGCAATCGGATTTATGGCGTTATCAGAAGTAGCGCTTGCTTGTTTAATTATTACAGTGTGGATGTATAGTCAAGAGAAGCTGTTAGTGATGTTAAAGAATCATTAA
- a CDS encoding GNAT family N-acetyltransferase, translating into MKIVGQQIYLRLYKISDASELANLHTRNREFFQRVCPLLPEVFYTEEHQKMRIERALKKKAEDQVYAFGIFLKATDKLIGDISLTQIARDPAQSCYTGFTLDREHNSRGYTTEALRLVVDFAFRELKLHRIEAGAMPSNIASIRVLEKVGFKKEGIAKENVKINGKWTDHQILAIINSLDV; encoded by the coding sequence ATGAAAATCGTAGGACAGCAAATATATCTTCGACTTTACAAAATTTCTGACGCGAGCGAGTTAGCTAACTTACACACTAGAAATCGCGAATTTTTTCAACGAGTTTGTCCATTACTCCCAGAAGTCTTTTATACAGAAGAACATCAAAAAATGCGCATTGAACGAGCATTAAAAAAGAAAGCTGAAGATCAAGTTTACGCTTTTGGAATCTTTTTAAAAGCAACTGATAAACTTATCGGAGACATTTCATTAACTCAAATTGCTAGGGATCCCGCCCAAAGCTGTTATACGGGATTTACCTTAGATAGGGAGCATAATTCAAGGGGCTATACAACAGAGGCTCTTCGACTTGTTGTAGACTTTGCATTTAGAGAATTAAAACTACATAGAATTGAAGCAGGAGCTATGCCTAGCAATATAGCATCTATTCGTGTATTAGAAAAAGTAGGATTTAAAAAAGAAGGTATAGCTAAAGAAAATGTAAAGATTAATGGCAAATGGACAGATCATCAAATATTAGCTATCATCAACAGCCTGGATGTATAA
- a CDS encoding glycosyltransferase family 2 protein yields MNTTLISHFYNEEYLLPWWLMHHTKLFDHGILINRGSTDRSVEICKLFAPHWEIRDSKVLEFDAVLVDQEVMNIEKEITGWKMVLNTTEFLCCSNKEEFFSSLTKLKRKMYSIRTILMVDDPMHAYTKPRYGIPLVKQRFHGIVIQPSPLTIYNGGRLIHNYSHGNYSVGRHNSFYSFTIYKYPAFILKFFYSPWNNAMKDRKLQIGPTLSKHSAQNGLGTHHLVTLAKLEENYLHYANLTSDLRLMPEYQLLFPDLCFPN; encoded by the coding sequence ATGAATACAACTTTAATTTCCCATTTCTACAATGAAGAGTATCTACTCCCATGGTGGTTAATGCACCACACAAAATTATTTGATCATGGTATTCTTATTAATCGTGGGTCTACTGATCGCTCGGTTGAAATATGTAAATTATTTGCACCTCATTGGGAAATCCGTGATTCAAAAGTATTAGAGTTTGATGCCGTATTAGTTGATCAAGAAGTAATGAACATAGAAAAAGAAATTACGGGCTGGAAAATGGTGTTGAATACCACTGAATTTCTTTGCTGTTCTAATAAAGAAGAGTTTTTTTCATCACTTACTAAATTAAAAAGAAAGATGTATTCCATTAGAACTATTTTAATGGTAGATGACCCTATGCATGCCTACACTAAACCGAGATATGGAATTCCACTTGTCAAACAACGTTTTCATGGAATAGTAATTCAGCCTAGTCCTCTTACCATTTATAACGGCGGTAGATTAATTCATAATTATTCGCATGGTAACTATTCAGTAGGAAGACATAACTCGTTCTATTCGTTTACTATTTACAAGTATCCTGCTTTCATTTTAAAGTTCTTTTACAGTCCATGGAACAACGCTATGAAGGACCGGAAACTACAGATTGGTCCTACTCTTTCTAAACATAGCGCCCAGAATGGTTTGGGTACTCATCATCTTGTAACACTAGCTAAATTAGAAGAAAATTATCTACATTATGCAAACTTAACTAGCGATCTTCGATTAATGCCAGAATATCAATTGTTATTTCCAGATTTATGTTTTCCAAATTAA